One part of the Dysidea avara chromosome 10, odDysAvar1.4, whole genome shotgun sequence genome encodes these proteins:
- the LOC136236114 gene encoding zinc finger and SCAN domain-containing protein 29-like produces MAAGWSVDATRALIAIWGEQNIQENFDGVSRNKTIFEEIAGGMKERGYDFDYKQCRTKVKNLKAKYNKVKDNNRGTGNNRKTFPFFEELDAILAVRATSNPTVIIVNTSGSSVRDQEELDDSNPLESRCSSTSAVVEGSTTTVDDMAEATEEVPPPPLQNKEKVQSAQSVDDQDKRLKFEKTRAFPSATVATGGRAGVLLSDVSVLWIQSGF; encoded by the exons ATGGCGGCAGGTTGGAGCGTGGATGCTACACGAGCCCTAATTGCTATCTGGGGAGAACAAAACATACAAGAAAACTTCGATGGGGTTAGCAGGAACAAAACGATCTTTGAGGAAATAGCGGGAGGTATGAAAGAGAGGGGATACGACTTTGATTACAAGCAGTGCCGCACGAAGGTGAAGAATTTAAAGGCTAAGTACAACAAG GTTAAGGATAATAATCGTGGGACGGGCAACAATAGGAAAACATTCCCATTCTTTGAGGAGCTAGATGCTATACTAGCTGTACGGGCAACATCTAACCCCACTGTAATAATAGTAAACACCTCAGGAAGCAGTGTTAGAGATCAAGAAG AACTCGATGACTCCAATCCACTGGAGAGTAGGTGTTCTTCAACATCGGCAGTGGTTGAAGGATCAACTACTACAGTTGATGATATGGCAGAAGCAACTGAAGAggtaccaccaccaccactacaAAACAAGGAGAAAGTCCAGAGTGCGCAATCCGTAGATGATCAAG aTAAACGGTTAAAGTTTGAAAAGACAAGAG CATTTCCGTCAGCTACTGTTGCAACAGGTGGAAGAGCTGGTGTACTGCTGTCGGATGTATCAGTTCTATGGATCCAGTCAG GTTTTTGA